TTGCGTTTGTACCGATACGATAGGGCACAGGATTTCAGTATGCTAGCGAGTAACAAGGAGCATAACGGAAGCAAGAACAAGCAGCCATCCGTATTAATTGTCGATGACGAGCCGCAGATCATTGATTTTCTACAGATGGGTTTTGTCTATGAAGGCTTTCAGGTGCTGGTGGCCACCAGCGGGCCGGAGGCGGTGCGCATGGCCACGCAGCATCAGCCGGACATCATCATTCTTGACATCATGCTGCCCGGCTGCGATGGCCTGGAAGTCACGCGCCAGCTGCGGCGCAGCCATGACATCCCAATCATCATGCTCACGGCCCGCGACGAGGTTGACGACCGCGTGGCCGGCCTGGACTGCGGCGCCGACGACTACCTGACCAAGCCCTTCGCCTTTCGCGAGCTGATGGCGCGCACGCGGGCCGTGCTGCGCCGTCATGGCAACAACGTCGCCGACATACTCTCGTTCCAGGACATCACCCTTGATCGTGGGACTCATACCGTCACCCTGCGCGGCGAGCCAATCGACCTGACGCCGCGCGAGTTCAGCCTGCTAGAGCTGTTCCTGATGCATCCGCGTCAGGTCCTCTCGCGCGACACCATTCTCTCGCGCGTCTGGGGCTATGACTACGTCGGCGACGACAACATTGTCGAGGTCTACGTCCGCCATCTGCGCGAGAAGCTGCACGACAATCCGCCACGCTTGCTGCAAACGGTGCGGGGTATTGGCTATACCCTGCGAGGCTAAAGCATGAAGAAGCGCGCCAATCTTCTGCAGCGACTCTTACGCCACGTGCCGATTCGCTGGCGCCTGGTGCTGGTCTCCCTTGGCCTCTTGACCCTCCTGCTCGGCTCGCTCGGAGTGGTCATCTCGCTGATTGCGGAGCAAGACCTGCTCTCCAATCAGGTTGATGTGCTCTGCAACGAGGC
This sequence is a window from Thermogemmatispora onikobensis. Protein-coding genes within it:
- a CDS encoding response regulator transcription factor, which produces MLASNKEHNGSKNKQPSVLIVDDEPQIIDFLQMGFVYEGFQVLVATSGPEAVRMATQHQPDIIILDIMLPGCDGLEVTRQLRRSHDIPIIMLTARDEVDDRVAGLDCGADDYLTKPFAFRELMARTRAVLRRHGNNVADILSFQDITLDRGTHTVTLRGEPIDLTPREFSLLELFLMHPRQVLSRDTILSRVWGYDYVGDDNIVEVYVRHLREKLHDNPPRLLQTVRGIGYTLRG